The following coding sequences lie in one Pseudomonas sp. B33.4 genomic window:
- a CDS encoding Ig-like domain-containing protein: protein MLIQPRKEISLLALLDPEISGGRDLGDGTWGVNLAAARLTYPDLGMKIQCPAWSNMNVGDNCKLLLNTIMVAQKTITDQVEIGERVTLFVPPQRLLSGDWDLSYEVKRVSQAAEPGPTLKLVVKLELPGGQDTNPEYGHSELSMTFDPPDVVRDGVDKVTAKQGVLVYAKPKPGDGLLYENVAVGDVIILAWAGKNVESEPVTQEQLDDPEGNPIVVLADEATILSAGDSDGVSVNYKIRDRVYNESADWCEAVYIAVDTQGLRLGAPILKQADGLIVDLEMLGDDDPLVEVWADDVNIFKKNDEIYLSVIGTDDEGKEISETAIQRIETTPPVRVSIAHKNSTLRALAKRTVVYSYHVRRGGVVVDNSRSKSRAYSVIGEPTRLAAPIAIDQISGALDPDAPEYRIRIPHDPLITTDKAIELKWFGIRADLTTYDPELEWYFPSDDEANDLKGFIVTVAGKHGKTLEGGTLDLSYNLLSDENGTITRRASLHASLLNIGEPQRELVKPIVLGEKDGVLDPEDLPGGASKITAPRPVANPTKAKDIVTYTWKVEGQTPVTDSKTHNELSKDKDVDFPLNAAFVAQHIEPNRGKTVQVSYEILRAVGNKTSYSNVLEFVIGEPVALDPPTIDSVKGSPSGKDILEGGTTVETSVVLSGTGAKGKNVEIRDGATFVVEVTADPVSGIWTYTMSGLTVTKHSFTATGKYGDDPASAAYNLTVTALIVPTLDNVLDDKGAEVPDEQTTISTSLTLKGTASKGQDVEIYDGNGASAVLKGTATADEITGLWECTITVVVGARRLFAKSLYHPTSTYSNVRLLTVEALRAPTLTSVKGSSSDNEISEDGFTVETAVILSGVAAAGRDVEVLDGTVIKGQEVADGVTGIWSLSVSDLSKARHSFTARDLRQPSLVSAARTMTVTEDVAPTMTSVKGSPSDIEIPQGGVTVETAVILSGVAAKGQQIEVFDGATSKGKATADPATGKWELPVTGLSVAAHSFTAKALYGSGAVSAARTFRVVRKLSIDQSLMTLNGVKLLQSYGWNSKEVSGNTMTRVPTGGIPEVTFTSSIPSIAAVDRTTGKVTGLKNGSAVITVRDGSNNQLSYQVIVSNVFKMIISAATDRLSFDQIHAWGLAQGGVQLPGATDAKPIIKAFLENFTELNVFLRRIDPGMDPRYKVRWQAPTKNNIVAGHYLKENGTPNAIAYGPTGVGGFEGPAFTFVPTS from the coding sequence ATGCTCATCCAACCGCGCAAGGAAATCTCGCTCCTGGCCCTGCTCGACCCGGAAATCTCCGGCGGTCGAGATCTCGGCGACGGCACCTGGGGCGTCAATCTCGCGGCCGCACGACTCACCTACCCCGACTTGGGGATGAAGATCCAGTGTCCGGCCTGGTCCAACATGAATGTGGGCGATAACTGCAAGTTGTTGCTGAACACCATCATGGTGGCGCAAAAGACCATCACCGATCAGGTCGAAATCGGTGAGCGCGTCACCCTGTTCGTCCCGCCGCAGCGCTTGCTCAGCGGCGACTGGGATCTGTCCTACGAGGTCAAGCGTGTCAGTCAGGCCGCGGAACCCGGGCCGACGCTCAAGCTTGTCGTCAAACTCGAACTGCCCGGCGGTCAGGATACCAACCCCGAGTATGGCCACTCCGAACTGAGCATGACCTTCGATCCGCCGGATGTGGTACGCGACGGTGTCGACAAGGTCACTGCCAAGCAAGGCGTGCTGGTTTACGCCAAACCCAAACCCGGCGATGGCCTGCTCTACGAGAATGTCGCCGTCGGTGACGTGATCATCCTGGCCTGGGCCGGGAAAAACGTGGAGTCCGAGCCCGTCACCCAGGAACAGCTCGACGATCCAGAGGGTAATCCCATTGTGGTTCTGGCCGACGAAGCCACCATCCTTTCAGCCGGAGACTCCGACGGGGTGTCGGTCAACTACAAGATCCGCGACCGCGTGTACAACGAGTCCGCAGACTGGTGCGAGGCCGTTTATATTGCCGTCGACACCCAGGGCTTGCGCCTGGGGGCGCCCATCCTCAAACAGGCCGACGGTCTCATCGTGGATCTGGAGATGCTGGGGGACGATGATCCGCTGGTGGAGGTCTGGGCGGATGACGTGAACATCTTCAAAAAGAACGACGAGATCTACCTCAGCGTTATCGGTACCGACGACGAAGGTAAAGAGATCAGTGAAACGGCGATCCAGCGTATTGAAACCACGCCGCCGGTGCGAGTCTCGATCGCGCACAAGAACAGCACCCTGCGCGCCTTGGCCAAACGCACGGTGGTGTATTCCTATCATGTACGCCGCGGCGGCGTCGTGGTCGACAACTCCAGATCCAAGTCTCGCGCCTACAGCGTTATCGGCGAACCGACACGCCTGGCCGCGCCCATCGCAATCGACCAGATCAGCGGCGCGCTCGACCCCGACGCGCCCGAATACCGCATCCGCATTCCCCACGATCCATTGATCACCACGGACAAAGCCATCGAGCTCAAATGGTTCGGCATCCGGGCCGACCTGACGACTTACGACCCGGAACTGGAGTGGTATTTCCCCAGCGATGACGAGGCCAATGACCTCAAGGGGTTCATCGTCACCGTCGCCGGCAAACACGGCAAAACCCTGGAGGGCGGCACGCTGGATCTGTCGTACAACCTGCTGAGCGACGAAAACGGCACCATCACCCGTCGCGCCTCTTTGCACGCCTCGCTGTTGAACATTGGCGAGCCGCAGCGGGAGCTGGTCAAACCCATCGTGCTGGGTGAAAAGGATGGCGTGCTGGACCCCGAGGACCTTCCGGGCGGAGCCAGCAAAATCACCGCCCCACGGCCGGTGGCCAATCCGACCAAAGCCAAGGACATCGTAACTTACACTTGGAAAGTAGAAGGTCAGACGCCTGTCACGGACTCCAAAACGCACAATGAGCTGTCCAAGGACAAGGACGTCGATTTCCCACTGAACGCCGCGTTTGTGGCGCAGCACATCGAGCCTAATCGCGGAAAGACTGTGCAAGTGAGCTACGAAATTCTCCGGGCAGTCGGCAACAAGACCAGCTATTCGAATGTGCTGGAGTTTGTGATCGGTGAACCGGTGGCACTCGATCCGCCAACCATCGACTCGGTCAAGGGATCGCCGAGCGGCAAGGATATTCTCGAGGGTGGCACGACCGTTGAAACCAGCGTGGTGCTCAGCGGCACGGGCGCCAAGGGCAAGAACGTCGAAATACGCGATGGCGCTACCTTCGTTGTTGAGGTCACGGCCGATCCGGTCTCCGGAATCTGGACCTACACCATGTCGGGGCTGACTGTGACGAAACACAGTTTTACCGCGACAGGAAAGTATGGTGACGATCCCGCCTCGGCTGCTTACAACCTCACTGTCACGGCCCTCATTGTGCCGACGCTGGACAATGTGCTGGATGACAAAGGTGCGGAGGTGCCTGATGAGCAAACGACTATCAGCACATCGCTGACACTCAAAGGCACTGCCAGCAAGGGTCAGGATGTCGAGATCTACGATGGCAACGGTGCAAGCGCGGTGCTCAAGGGAACCGCGACCGCGGATGAAATCACAGGCCTGTGGGAATGCACGATCACGGTTGTAGTCGGCGCGCGCCGGTTGTTTGCCAAATCCCTTTATCACCCCACATCGACCTATTCCAATGTACGACTCCTGACGGTGGAAGCCCTCAGGGCGCCGACATTGACATCAGTCAAAGGCTCGTCGAGCGATAACGAAATCTCCGAGGATGGCTTCACCGTGGAAACGGCCGTCATTTTGAGCGGCGTTGCCGCAGCCGGGCGGGACGTTGAAGTGCTCGACGGTACGGTTATCAAAGGTCAAGAGGTCGCCGATGGAGTAACCGGCATCTGGAGTCTGTCGGTTTCAGACCTGAGCAAAGCCAGGCACAGCTTTACCGCCAGAGACCTGAGGCAACCGAGTCTGGTGTCGGCAGCGAGAACAATGACGGTCACGGAAGACGTCGCCCCTACGATGACGTCAGTCAAAGGCTCTCCCAGCGATATCGAAATCCCCCAAGGCGGGGTCACCGTGGAAACTGCCGTAATCCTGAGCGGCGTCGCGGCCAAGGGTCAGCAGATCGAAGTATTCGACGGTGCAACTTCAAAAGGTAAAGCGACTGCCGATCCCGCAACGGGCAAATGGGAACTGCCGGTGACAGGCCTGAGTGTTGCTGCGCACAGCTTTACCGCCAAAGCGTTGTATGGCTCCGGTGCCGTGTCGGCCGCTCGAACTTTTCGCGTCGTCCGTAAGCTATCAATCGACCAATCGCTAATGACCCTGAATGGAGTTAAGTTGCTTCAGTCCTACGGATGGAACAGTAAAGAAGTTTCGGGAAATACGATGACTCGAGTACCAACAGGCGGAATTCCTGAAGTCACGTTCACCTCATCAATTCCTTCAATCGCAGCTGTAGACAGGACTACCGGCAAAGTGACTGGCCTTAAAAATGGATCCGCAGTTATTACTGTCAGAGATGGATCTAACAATCAGCTTTCATATCAGGTCATCGTCTCAAACGTTTTTAAAATGATAATCTCCGCAGCTACTGACAGGCTCTCATTTGATCAAATTCATGCATGGGGATTAGCACAAGGTGGAGTGCAACTGCCCGGAGCTACGGACGCAAAGCCAATAATCAAAGCATTCCTCGAAAATTTCACTGAACTTAATGTTTTTTTGAGACGCATCGATCCGGGCATGGATCCTCGTTATAAAGTGCGATGGCAGGCACCGACGAAAAACAATATAGTTGCCGGTCATTACCTAAAAGAAAACGGCACTCCCAATGCGATCGCATATGGACCAACAGGAGTTGGTGGGTTTGAGGGGCCAGCTTTCACTTTTGTGCCGACATCCTGA
- the flhA gene encoding flagellar biosynthesis protein FlhA, translating into MDRSQLFNTARTNVADLSRGNLGVPLLLLVMLAMMMLPVPPFLLDVFFTFNIALSIVVLLVCVYALRPLDFAVFPTILLVATLLRLALNVASTRVVMLHGQDGHAAAGKVIQAFGEVVIGGNYVVGIVVFAILMIINFVVVTKGAGRISEVSARFTLDAMPGKQMAIDADLNAGLIDQNQAKARRQEVAQEAEFYGSMDGASKFVRGDAIAGLLILFINLIGGMAVGIFQHNMSFGDAGRVYALLTIGDGLVAQLPSLLLSTAAAIMVTRASGSEDMGKQINRQMFASPKALAVAAGLMAVMGLVPGMPHFSFLSMAALAAGGAYLFWKKQNVAKVVALEEVKRQQDLLPSPARAMETKELGWDDVTPIDMIGLEVGYRLIPLVDRNQGGQLLARIKGVRKKLSQDLGFLMPTVHIRDNLDLAPSAYRLTLMGVILAEAEIYPDRELAINPGQVYGTLNGINAKDPAFGLEAVWIEISQRAQAQSLGYTVVDASTVVATHLNQILYKHSSELIGHEEVQQLMQLLAKSSPKLAEELVPGVVSLSQLLKVLQALLAEHVPVRDIRSIAEAIANNAAKSQDTAALVAAVRVGVSRAIVQSIVGTESELPVITLEPRLEQILLNSLQKAGQGSEEGVLLEPSMAEKLQRSLIEAAQRQEMQGQPVILLVAGPIRAMLSRFGRLAVPGLHVLAYQEIPDNKQVTIVATVGPNG; encoded by the coding sequence GTGGATCGCTCTCAGTTATTCAACACTGCTCGCACAAACGTTGCCGACCTCAGTCGAGGCAATCTGGGCGTGCCGTTGCTGTTGCTGGTGATGCTGGCGATGATGATGCTGCCGGTGCCGCCGTTCCTGCTCGACGTGTTTTTTACCTTCAACATTGCCCTGTCGATCGTCGTCCTGTTGGTCTGCGTGTATGCGCTGCGACCGCTGGATTTTGCCGTGTTCCCGACGATTCTGCTGGTGGCGACGCTGCTGCGGCTGGCGTTGAACGTGGCCTCGACGCGGGTGGTGATGCTCCACGGTCAGGATGGTCACGCCGCTGCCGGTAAGGTGATTCAGGCCTTCGGTGAGGTGGTGATCGGCGGTAACTACGTGGTTGGTATCGTGGTCTTCGCGATTCTGATGATCATCAACTTCGTCGTGGTAACCAAAGGTGCCGGGCGGATTTCCGAGGTGAGCGCGCGTTTCACCCTCGATGCGATGCCCGGCAAACAAATGGCGATTGACGCCGACCTCAACGCCGGTCTGATCGACCAGAACCAGGCCAAGGCGCGCCGTCAGGAAGTCGCCCAAGAGGCCGAGTTCTACGGTTCGATGGACGGTGCCAGCAAGTTCGTCCGTGGTGACGCCATCGCCGGCCTGCTGATTCTGTTCATCAACCTCATTGGCGGCATGGCTGTCGGTATCTTCCAGCACAACATGAGCTTCGGCGATGCCGGTCGGGTTTACGCCTTGCTGACCATCGGTGACGGTTTAGTGGCGCAATTGCCATCACTGTTGTTATCGACAGCAGCAGCGATCATGGTGACCCGTGCTTCCGGTTCGGAAGACATGGGCAAGCAGATCAACCGTCAGATGTTCGCCTCGCCGAAAGCGTTGGCGGTGGCGGCCGGTCTGATGGCAGTCATGGGCCTGGTGCCGGGCATGCCGCACTTCTCGTTCCTGAGCATGGCTGCGCTGGCCGCCGGTGGCGCGTACCTGTTCTGGAAGAAGCAGAACGTGGCCAAGGTCGTGGCGTTGGAAGAGGTCAAGCGCCAGCAGGATTTGCTGCCGTCGCCGGCCCGCGCCATGGAAACCAAAGAGCTGGGCTGGGACGACGTGACGCCGATCGACATGATCGGCCTGGAAGTCGGTTATCGCCTGATTCCGCTGGTGGATCGCAACCAGGGCGGGCAATTGCTGGCGCGGATCAAGGGCGTGCGCAAGAAGCTCTCGCAGGATCTGGGCTTCCTGATGCCGACCGTGCACATCCGCGACAACCTCGATCTGGCGCCGAGCGCTTATCGCCTGACCCTGATGGGCGTGATCCTCGCCGAAGCCGAGATCTATCCGGACCGCGAGCTGGCGATCAACCCGGGCCAGGTCTACGGCACGCTCAACGGTATCAACGCCAAAGATCCGGCTTTCGGCCTGGAGGCGGTGTGGATCGAAATCAGCCAGCGTGCGCAGGCACAATCGCTCGGTTACACCGTGGTCGATGCCAGCACCGTGGTCGCGACGCACTTGAACCAGATTCTGTACAAACACTCCAGTGAGCTGATTGGCCACGAAGAAGTGCAGCAACTCATGCAATTGCTGGCCAAAAGCTCGCCGAAACTGGCAGAAGAGCTGGTGCCGGGCGTGGTCTCGTTGTCGCAACTGCTCAAGGTTCTCCAAGCGCTGTTGGCCGAACACGTGCCGGTGCGCGATATTCGCAGCATCGCCGAAGCCATCGCCAACAACGCCGCCAAGAGTCAAGATACCGCCGCGCTGGTGGCTGCGGTGCGCGTCGGCGTATCCCGCGCCATCGTCCAAAGCATTGTAGGCACTGAGTCCGAGCTGCCTGTGATCACCTTGGAACCAAGGTTGGAACAAATATTGCTCAATAGTCTGCAGAAGGCAGGACAAGGCTCGGAAGAGGGCGTTCTGCTGGAGCCAAGCATGGCCGAGAAGCTGCAGCGTTCGCTCATCGAAGCGGCGCAGCGTCAGGAAATGCAAGGTCAGCCGGTGATCCTTTTGGTCGCAGGCCCGATCCGCGCGATGCTCTCGCGCTTTGGCCGCCTCGCAGTCCCTGGGCTGCATGTGCTGGCCTACCAGGAAATACCGGACAACAAGCAAGTGACCATCGTTGCGACAGTAGGGCCCAACGGCTGA
- the flhF gene encoding flagellar biosynthesis protein FlhF, whose translation MQVKRFFAADMRQAMKLVRDELGADAAIIGNRRIAGGVELTAALDYKLSALAPRVPNMELEDELRKTQSRIVTAQAELSLRGEADGNSNRQIFAGLPLTAGLPLTAAEPLTEPTYAAPARPAPAPAQSSGGVDPRALDSMRFELNSLRELMEVQLGTLAWNQLQGSRPAQANLYRRLQRIGLSGPLSRDLLAMITDIEEPRQAWRMLLAHLARMIAVPEVEPLEEGGVIAMVGPAGMGKTTTLAKLAARYVLKYGAQNVALVSMDSFRIGAQEQLKTLGRILNVPVTHVDPGQSLVQALDPLLRKRVVLIDTAGLQASDPALRMQLESLAGRGIRSKNYLVLATTSQKQVLTAAYHSYKRCGLAGCILTKLDETASLGEVLSLAISHELPVAYLTDGPRIPDDLHLPRRHQLVSRAVSVQMQEEPSEEAMADMFADIYHSPTKQVG comes from the coding sequence ATGCAAGTTAAGCGTTTCTTTGCCGCCGATATGCGTCAGGCCATGAAGCTGGTTCGTGATGAGCTGGGCGCTGATGCCGCCATCATTGGCAACCGCCGCATTGCCGGCGGTGTCGAGCTGACGGCGGCACTGGATTACAAACTGTCGGCGCTGGCGCCACGGGTTCCGAACATGGAACTCGAAGACGAGCTGCGCAAGACTCAGTCGCGCATCGTCACCGCTCAGGCCGAGTTGAGCCTGCGGGGCGAAGCCGACGGCAATAGCAATCGCCAGATTTTCGCCGGTCTGCCATTGACGGCCGGCCTGCCGCTGACCGCTGCTGAACCGCTGACCGAGCCGACGTACGCCGCTCCGGCGCGTCCAGCCCCGGCACCTGCGCAGTCCTCCGGGGGCGTGGATCCGCGTGCACTGGATTCGATGCGTTTTGAATTGAACAGCCTGCGCGAGCTGATGGAAGTCCAGCTCGGCACCCTGGCCTGGAATCAGCTGCAAGGCAGCCGTCCGGCGCAAGCCAACCTGTATCGTCGTCTGCAACGTATCGGTCTGTCCGGCCCGTTGTCGCGCGATCTGCTGGCGATGATCACTGATATCGAAGAGCCGCGTCAGGCCTGGCGCATGCTGCTCGCGCACCTGGCGCGGATGATTGCCGTACCGGAAGTCGAGCCGCTGGAAGAGGGTGGTGTGATTGCCATGGTCGGCCCTGCCGGCATGGGCAAGACCACCACGCTGGCCAAGCTGGCCGCGCGTTATGTGCTCAAGTACGGCGCGCAGAATGTCGCGCTGGTGAGCATGGACAGCTTCCGCATCGGTGCGCAGGAACAACTGAAGACGCTGGGGCGCATTCTCAATGTGCCGGTGACGCACGTTGACCCAGGCCAATCGCTGGTGCAAGCGCTGGATCCACTGCTGCGCAAACGCGTGGTATTGATCGATACTGCCGGCCTGCAGGCCAGCGATCCGGCCCTGCGCATGCAGCTCGAAAGTCTGGCCGGGCGTGGCATCCGTTCAAAAAATTATCTCGTGCTGGCAACCACCAGCCAGAAACAGGTTCTAACCGCCGCTTATCACAGTTACAAGCGTTGCGGGCTAGCCGGGTGCATCCTGACTAAACTGGATGAAACGGCCAGCCTTGGCGAAGTGTTGAGCCTGGCGATCAGTCATGAATTGCCGGTCGCGTACCTGACCGATGGCCCACGGATTCCGGATGATTTGCATCTGCCGCGCCGTCATCAACTGGTCAGCCGCGCCGTCAGCGTGCAAATGCAGGAAGAACCCAGCGAAGAAGCCATGGCTGACATGTTCGCTGATATCTATCACAGCCCGACCAAGCAGGTAGGCTGA
- the fleN gene encoding flagellar synthesis regulator FleN, with translation MGSMHPVQVIAVTGGKGGVGKTNVSVNLSLALAELGRRVMLLDADLGLANVDVLLGLTPKRTLADVIEGRCELRDVLLQGPGGIRIVPAASGTQSMVHLSPAQHAGLIQAFSDIGDNLDVLVIDTAAGIGDSVVSFVRAAQEVLLVVCDEPTSITDAYALIKLLNRDYGMNRFRVLANMAQSPQEGRNLFAKLTKVTDRFLDVALQYVGAVPYDESVRKAVQKQRAVYEAFPRSKCALAFKAIAQKVDTWPLPANPRGHLEFFVERLVQQTAGPVL, from the coding sequence ATGGGCAGCATGCATCCCGTACAGGTGATCGCGGTGACCGGCGGCAAAGGTGGCGTCGGCAAGACTAACGTGTCAGTGAACTTGTCTCTGGCGCTGGCAGAGCTTGGCCGTCGGGTCATGCTGCTGGACGCCGATCTGGGACTGGCGAACGTCGACGTTTTGTTGGGTCTGACCCCTAAACGCACATTGGCCGACGTGATCGAAGGCCGTTGCGAATTGCGCGACGTGCTGTTGCAAGGCCCCGGTGGCATCCGCATCGTCCCGGCCGCGTCCGGCACTCAGAGCATGGTGCACCTGAGCCCGGCGCAACATGCCGGTCTGATTCAGGCGTTCAGCGACATCGGCGACAATCTCGACGTACTGGTGATCGACACCGCTGCGGGTATTGGTGACTCGGTAGTCAGTTTCGTCCGCGCCGCCCAGGAAGTGTTGCTGGTGGTCTGCGATGAGCCGACCTCGATCACTGACGCTTACGCGCTGATCAAGTTGCTCAACCGCGATTACGGCATGAACCGCTTCCGCGTTCTCGCCAACATGGCGCAGAGCCCGCAGGAAGGGCGCAACCTGTTCGCCAAGTTGACCAAGGTCACGGATCGTTTCCTCGACGTCGCCCTACAATACGTCGGCGCCGTGCCTTACGACGAAAGCGTGCGTAAAGCGGTGCAGAAGCAGCGTGCGGTGTACGAAGCCTTCCCGCGTTCCAAGTGCGCACTGGCGTTCAAGGCGATCGCGCAGAAGGTCGATACCTGGCCGCTGCCCGCCAACCCGCGTGGCCACCTTGAGTTTTTCGTCGAGCGCCTCGTGCAGCAAACGGCAGGGCCCGTGCTATGA
- the fliA gene encoding RNA polymerase sigma factor FliA, with product MTASGMNYYKKSARDAQYELIERYAPLVKRIAYHLLARLPASVQVEDLIQAGMIGLLEVSTKYDASKGASFETYAGIRIRGAMLDEVRKGDWAPRSVHRNTRMVSDAIRSIEAKTGRDAKDHEVAAELQLSLDDYYGILNDTLGSRLFSFDDLLQDGEHEGLHEDGASAHLEPSRDLEDERFQAALADAIANLPERERLVLALYYDEELNLKEIGEVLGVSESRVSQLHSQCAARLRGRLGEWRAR from the coding sequence ATGACCGCTAGCGGTATGAACTACTACAAGAAGTCGGCACGCGACGCTCAGTACGAGCTGATCGAGCGTTACGCGCCGCTGGTCAAACGCATTGCCTACCACTTGCTGGCACGCTTGCCGGCGAGTGTGCAGGTCGAAGACCTGATCCAGGCCGGGATGATCGGCCTGCTCGAAGTCTCGACCAAATATGACGCCAGCAAAGGCGCCAGTTTCGAAACGTACGCGGGCATTCGAATCCGCGGCGCGATGCTCGACGAAGTACGCAAAGGGGACTGGGCGCCACGCTCGGTTCATCGCAATACCCGTATGGTCAGCGACGCAATTCGCTCAATTGAAGCTAAAACCGGCCGTGATGCTAAAGATCACGAGGTTGCGGCCGAACTCCAATTGAGTCTCGACGATTACTACGGGATTTTGAATGACACCTTGGGCAGCCGCCTGTTCAGTTTCGACGACCTGCTGCAGGACGGCGAACACGAAGGGCTGCACGAGGATGGCGCGAGTGCTCATCTTGAGCCGTCACGCGATCTGGAAGATGAACGTTTCCAGGCAGCGTTGGCGGACGCGATTGCCAATTTGCCGGAGCGTGAGCGACTGGTGTTGGCGCTGTACTACGACGAAGAGCTGAACCTCAAGGAGATCGGTGAAGTCCTTGGCGTCAGTGAATCGCGGGTCAGCCAGTTACACAGCCAGTGCGCGGCCCGTTTGCGGGGGCGTTTGGGGGAGTGGCGAGCGCGCTGA
- a CDS encoding chemotaxis response regulator CheY, with product MKILIVDDFSTMRRIIKNLLRDLGFTNTVEADDGVTAIPVLNSGSIDFLVTDWNMPGMTGIDLLRHVRADEKLKHLPVLMVTAEAKREQIIEAAQAGVNGYVVKPFTAQALKDKIEKIFERIG from the coding sequence ATGAAAATCCTCATCGTTGATGACTTCTCAACGATGCGGCGGATCATCAAGAACCTGCTGCGTGATCTTGGGTTCACCAACACCGTCGAGGCTGACGATGGCGTGACTGCCATTCCAGTGCTCAACAGCGGCAGCATCGACTTTCTGGTAACGGACTGGAACATGCCGGGCATGACCGGTATCGACCTGCTGCGTCACGTGCGTGCCGATGAAAAGCTCAAGCACTTGCCAGTGCTGATGGTGACTGCAGAAGCCAAGCGCGAGCAGATCATTGAAGCCGCTCAGGCCGGTGTAAACGGCTACGTAGTCAAACCTTTCACGGCTCAGGCGTTGAAAGACAAAATCGAGAAGATTTTCGAACGCATCGGCTGA
- a CDS encoding protein phosphatase CheZ, translating into MEHNESSQGDFESTLKKHAVELVESLEKGRFGDAVQLIHELNQTRDRGLYQEVGKLTRELHSAIVNFQIDPNMPQAEEVSQITDATERLGYVVKLTEAAANRTMDLVESATPVVNSLADEAQTLSADWGRFMRREVGAEEFRELARRVDGFLSRSSTDNRAVSSNLNDILLAQDYQDLTGQVIKRVTQLVTEVESNLLKLVLMASQVDRFAGIEHDRAAMLAEKDPQKHLSQGEGPQIHADKREDVVSGQDDVDDLLSSLGF; encoded by the coding sequence ATGGAGCATAACGAATCTTCACAGGGCGATTTCGAGTCGACCCTGAAAAAACACGCGGTCGAACTGGTCGAAAGCCTTGAAAAAGGCAGGTTCGGCGACGCTGTGCAACTGATCCATGAGCTCAATCAGACCCGTGACCGTGGCCTGTACCAGGAAGTCGGCAAGCTCACACGTGAACTGCACAGTGCGATCGTCAACTTCCAGATCGACCCGAACATGCCGCAGGCCGAGGAAGTGTCGCAAATCACCGACGCCACCGAACGCCTGGGCTATGTGGTCAAGCTGACAGAGGCCGCGGCCAACCGCACCATGGATCTGGTGGAAAGCGCCACGCCGGTGGTCAACAGTCTGGCTGATGAAGCGCAGACCTTGAGCGCCGATTGGGGTCGTTTCATGCGTCGCGAGGTCGGGGCTGAAGAATTCCGTGAACTGGCGCGCCGGGTCGACGGTTTTCTGTCACGCAGCAGCACGGACAACCGTGCGGTGTCGAGCAATCTCAACGACATCCTGCTGGCCCAGGATTACCAGGACCTGACCGGTCAGGTGATCAAGCGTGTGACCCAACTGGTCACCGAAGTCGAAAGCAATTTGCTCAAACTTGTGCTCATGGCCAGTCAGGTCGACCGCTTTGCGGGCATCGAACATGACCGCGCCGCGATGCTTGCAGAAAAAGATCCACAAAAACATCTCTCGCAGGGTGAAGGTCCGCAGATTCATGCCGATAAACGAGAAGACGTTGTGTCCGGTCAGGACGATGTGGACGATTTGTTATCCAGCCTCGGGTTCTAG